The genomic stretch TGGTAATGTAATTACATTCAAAACAagtatttttcaattattaagagAATATGAACATTTTGATttacaagaaaataaagattttgTATTAGTTATTACTCAATATCAAAGTaataaaagttttaattatacattaaatatatatagtaattttgaaatgaGTATTAAGTTATTGGattcttattttcaaaagatTATATATCCtattagtaataattataGTTTTATAGAAATTAATGGTAAAATTCTACATTATAATTATAGTGAAAGATATTATATTAGTTTAATgagaaattcaaaaattaaattggTTCCTGCTAtatctaataaatattttaatttaaaaagcGAAACAGATAAAgtaaatactttaaattcatttaaaagTGAGTTATCTGATGAACATTTCAgagttttaatattattagaaattaaagaaaaatgtaataatttcaagTTAAGGATTTTTCCAGAAACCTTTGATGAACAAGACAAAATCACTAAATTGAGTTCCAGTAAtgatttatataataatagtaattgtAAATTTACTACATCCATTTGCAGTTATGGtaattactttattttgattgatttcaaagaaaaacaaCAAGATTTTGTAAAAGGCAACTTTTTTAAgcttattatttattatcaaaaaatttaaaaatatgttATCACAAGATTTattctaaatatttttttacaCGTcatttttgcatgcatgcaataataatttattaaaaaggAAGTTGAtgtttaattttattaaaaatttatttaaataaataaacaaatttctttgttttttttctcttttttttggaaaattgTGTatcttaaataatttaaaatctgGTAGTGTTATATATACTTATAGTTAAATAAGTTACGTAGGAATAGGCTCAGAAGCTTCAACGGAAACATTGTCAGATCTTATATCAGCAGGTGAGGATATTAAGGTTTGATATTTAGAAGCAATTTGTCTTCTTGATTCTTGACAAATAGTTTTTACGACATCATTGATAGTTGGTCCTCCTAGTATAGATGCAGATTTTCCGTAAGTATCGAAAACCACGTTACAAACTGCATTAAATTGATCATGACAAGAATTACCAGTACAAgtcttattatttatttccaataatcCAGAACTTACAAGTCCAACAAAAAAAGTAACACAAACTTGAAGAAAAGTCTCCTTGTATAAAACTTCCAAGGCTGGAActttaaacttttttttagaaGGAATTGATAATCcattttttattagttGTTCTTGAATTAAACTATTTATTGTACTTTCATCTAACCATGTATCCATAGATAACAAGAATTTAGTACATTTTTCATAATCCAAATCTCTAAATCCAAGATCTAAATATGGATTACTTGTGAATAAACATATTCCAAAACCTTTAGATGAAGATTCTTTTTGCATTATTTCcttaatatctttattcAATTGTTCTATTGATGgttttttaaaaagttCATTCAAAAATGAACCACCAGAAGCTAAATTACCAGTATTTTGTTGTGGATTATTTACTATAATAGTAGTAGCTTGAGTACTTGTAGAAGTTGTAGGTAAATTGGCATTATTAACCAAATTTGGAGGTAATAATCCACTATTTGCTAATAATTGTTGAGGAACTAATTGTCCAAATACATTATTTCTTAATCCATACAACAAATTAATCTTAATAACAAactcaataataattaatagtatTATCCATTTTCTATATCTTATAACACaatatttcattctttatatataataaaatgttatattattatttgtatatttaacatttaagaatatattaaatactatttccaacatttgaatttttctGTGTGCAAACAAATTCActgtattaatattataccCATACCTCATTCCTCTTTCCTCTTTCCTCTTTCCTCTTTCCTCTTCTctatttataaattatcaaaGAAATATCAGCATTATTCTTTCCTCTCATACCTCTATAATATAAgcaatatatatattcaattctcttttctttgaaatagaaTAATTCAAGTCTAAAATTGACCATTCAAGTTTTTTTATACAATTCGGTCACCATTTATCCTTCCAGGTTAATACAATTACTGAGTGTAATTACCATAATTATAATCCAATCCTCTCATATCAGAAATATGATTCCCACCTGGATGCATCTGCCCCTGTTGATTTGGTTGATCCTGCATTCCTATTCCACCTCTATATCCCATTCCTTGCACTCCACCCCCCATACTCATCTGATTATGGCCCGAAATGTGATTATACTGGCCACCATAATATTGGCTACCAACACTATTACTAACCTCTCCATTATAGCCATTATTCATCATTCCTCCTTTTTGCCCTTGAAAATTTTGCACAATATAACTCGGAAGCCCCGCCGGCGCCATTTCTCCTGGCGCCGATGTGTGATGGTATTGATCATGATGATTATTATCAACAAGAGTTGGATTTCTTCTTATATTTGTTGTTTGAATCCTTCCTGTTAAATTTCCTCCTTGTAAATTTCCATCTGGTCCATTTAGCCCAGTTTGTACAGCTCCTGTTCCTGTTGTCTCAATAAGACCATTATTACCtccattaataatatggTTAGATCGAATATTAACGTTATTTGAATTGTAATGTAAAACATTTTGATTTTGGGAGTATCTTTGTTGTTGATGCTGatattgattttgattGTGTTGATTGTGTTGATTTTGTTGTATTTGGTTGTAAAattgttgttgttgttgttgttgatGTTGTTgatgttgttgttgttgttgctgTTGCTGATGTTGTTGATGCTTTTGGTATTGAGTATGTTGTTGCTGTTGTTTTGAGTATTGGTACTGTTGGCTGTGAACgttagaagaagaagaagaagatggGTGGGCATTATTAGCTACCACTAGACTTCTATTTCccatttcaaaattattattatttccgGAATAAAGATGTTGTGAATTCCCTAGGTTATTGCCATGGACATTAGAACTTCCTATAGATGCTCCCATTGCTCCTTCTCCATTGCCTCCAAAGTTACTAAGTTCTTGATTTTTGTTATAGCTAGaattcatcatcatttCATTGGTATTGTTTTGTTGGTATTGCCTACTTTGATGGCTTGAAagttgaaaattattaccTTGGGAAACATGAGAAGAGTTATTTTGGGTATACATTTGACGATATTGTTGTTGAGGATGATTTTGGTTTTGAACACGTTGCTGAATTAATTGACGTTGAAATTGAAGTTGTTGCTGCTGCTGTTGCTGTTGCTGTTGCTGTTGCTGTTGCTGTTGTTGCTGAAGTTGTTgatgttgttgttgttgttgctgATGATGAAGTTTTTGAACTGACTGGTGTTGTTGTTGATGATATAGTTGTTGTTGGTGTTGATGTTGTTGAAGTTGATTTTGACCATAATTTTGACGTTGGAATTGCTGTTGTTGTTGCTGGTTCTGGTGATGTTGGTGTTGCATTTGAGGCTGTATATGCTGAGAACCAAATACTCGGTTGCTTTGTTGTCTTTGGTTGTAAAattgttgttgttgttgatGTTGTTGTTGATGATGaagttgttgttgtttTTGTTGTTGTTGATTATGAAGTTGTTGCATTGACTGATGTTGTTGGAGctgaattaaatttttttggtGCTGTTGGTGCTGATTCTGTTGCATTTGCCCTCCTAAATTGGCAGAACCACTGTTACTATTACTGTGACTTCCAATGTTATggctattattattgctacTATAAGAATAGGGAATTTGCTTTGCAGAAGGCATAGCAAGATAGTTAATGTTATCATTAGGCAAATTATTGACCGAAATTTGACCAGTTGAATTACTCTTATAACTTTGTCCATTTCTAATTTGATTATGGCTTGTAGGAAAATTAATCATTGAATTCACATTCTGGCTTTGATTGTTTACGTTTCTGGAGAAATTTGTATTGCTGCTCATTGCACTATTAGAATTGAATACCGAAGAAGAATGAGGAGAACTAGTTAAAGGCAAAGTTGATGTAGAAGGTGTTGGCAAATAGCTCATTTTACTGTTACCAGGATTCTCAAAGCCTAGCTGTTGCTGAAGTTGTTGATGAAGTTGTTGCTGTTGCTGATGTTGTTGCTGTTGCTGATGttgttgctgttgttgatgaagttgttgttgtttCTGTTGTTGTCGTTGTTGATGAAGTTGCTGTTGTTGATGTTGATGCTGTTGTTGATGAAGTtgctgttgttgttgttgttgttgttgctgCTGTTTCTGCTGTTGATGTTGCTGATGTTGTTGATTCATATTAGATCCAACTGCAACACCCATATTCAAATGACTTGTATTCTTGTTTGAATTGTTCACGGAATTAACCCCTCTTAACTGAGAAGAATCTAACAGTTGTTGTGAAGTATTAGGAGAGTGTAACTTTTgtaattcttcaaatggAGAGTTAAATAGtctttctaatattatCGACAAAATTGACATATGAGACATATTCTGTTGTATTAGAGATTTATAAATATGACTTGCCTTGCATCCATTAATCtcaatatcttcaatagACTTTACTGGAATATTTCTTACtgttatatatatatcaacATAACTATGATCTTTAATACCTTCAtctttattgaaattattattaaactgACTATCAATTATTAGATTTGAGTTATTTATTACCTTTCCATTCCTATTATACTTCCATATCCTATATAATAATCCTCTTAAAAAGTAAGtcttctcttctttttctattgGAACTAATAAATCATCATATTGACAAATCAAATCAATGCTTACTGGTAACTTTCCTtgtattgataataatggatattttaataatacagAAATATCACGTATTACCATTAAAGAAGAACATAAAGCTATTGTAATAATTCTAACCAATGTACGTGATTGACTTAAACTTCCAAAATGTTGTAAAGTCTGACCCAATATATCAAACTCACTTGATATTGGACTTGTAAACAGTTCCAAACTATATGACATATCCATTACCATTAAATGTTCCATATTAGCCCCACTTCTTACAAAATCAGGGAAACATACAAGTGGAAAAATTGgataaaatattgatgataaaCCTTGtctattatttatattacttTCTTTAATGCTTTTATTAGTGATCATAACGTTTTTTGTTGACTCttgttcatttttattcaaaattgaaattgaatcaaaattCTCAGCTTTAGAGATTTGTTGAAAATCACCAATTCCAAGTTTTTTCCTCTTTACATGACTAATCTCATCCAAATCTTGATTATTACCAACAATTCCAATAGAATTGGAATCAAATCTGGAATTAGAGCTACTATTTTCTTCCAATTCTAATTCAGAAAAACTTCTCTTATTCTCTTTCTTAGTAAAATCATTTGCAATATAATAGCAATTATTCACATTTAATTCACTATTAATCAGATCATTTGTAATAAAAAGTGGTACATCATATTCCAATAaccaattaaaaatttcattttcatttccaTCATTATAATCCAATTGTTTTAAAATCTTCCCTTCAATATCTCCTCTTTTACTTTCTCTATCAGTTAGATCACATCTTgaactattattaatattattattagcCTTATTGTCTTTTTCAAAAACTGAgtctttaataatagtttcttttttaacttccttttttatttccatAGTATTAGAATTAGAATTATAGCCAGAATTTACTATGTTTCCATCAACCTTAATTTCTGCAGAAGGTAATTTATAGTTAATGAATTGTGGAATTTTATGGTATTTTGAAGGTTTTTCccattttttattaaaacttAAAATATGTTTTCTATCGACATCAAATGAtgcaattttattataaaaccAAGTAAACTCTATAATAGGTTGCTTAATTGGGAAAGTATCAAACTTTGAAAATGTAATCTTGTTTTGAATACTTGTATTAACACCTCCcttattgttattattactactTCCTCCTGACCAATTTAATATAGGCTGTTTTAATTGAGGAATTAAACTATTATTACCAACAGATTcaccattattatttgctAAATATGCCatcatattattaagttTTCTTTGAGTTACTCCTGATGCAATAGAAACATAAAATGATGAAGTAAAAAATTGTGACAAAGAACatattattctttgaaagaaataacCAGGATAGTAATATATCTCCCCCTCAGAATTAAAAGCTGATTGATAATTCGTgatattgtttttaatatGCAAAAGTCTTTTATAGTTGTTTAAATCATACATTGATAAGAAAGACATATCACTTTCACTCAAAGtatcaaaatcaataatcTGACAAGAAACCACGCgaataaattcaaaaagtaGCCTTTTTGTATGATTAATAACTTCAATTGACTGTTGAGTTGTATTACCTCCAACCTGAATATTTTGAACATCAAATAAactaatttttattttataatgCACCTTTGGGtcaatttcaaatagaaaaatgATATGCATTCCTACTTTTCTTAATCCAAAAGataacaaaaatttatcaacttcatcaattctttttaaagaTAATGTATTTAATGAATCATAAAGACCATGAATATCTTTCTGAAGTATATCTTGAATATCTGGATTAGTTTTAGActcaattaaagaaattgaagcTGATATCTCATAAGATCTTAAGATTTTCCAAAATGCTTTACATAATATATTCTTACTTTTATCCCCAAAATCATCAGTAATAAGTGCATCcctcaaataattttgatatatCTCAATATGATTTTTTGTGAGTAAATGATCCACTATATCcacaataataaattctcttttttccaataaatGATGACTATCTCTAAATTCACCACTAATATAGctattactattacttATTGATTCAACATTAACATCACTTAAATGGTCTCCAGAAGTGAAATCCGAAGATTCTACTTCTTCTCCTCCTTTTACTCTTCCTTGAATGAAATCAATGTTTTCAAATGCTTGACAagaatcattattaatatttgacaAAGATTCACTATCTACTTGGTTAACTTGGCCATGTTCTACTGATGAACCAACCAACTGTATCTTAATCAAACTTCCTTTATAATTTAACTTTTGAAATAACTTATTACTTAAAGAATCACCAAATAAAAGTGACCATGGAACAACTTCCAACTCAATTTCCCATGGTAATATCTtctttattagaaaatcTCTTCTAGAAACCATTTCATTTCCAGCATTTCGTAAATAATTAGGTTTAGAATAATATGCCATATATATAGTCTCAAGTGATTTATGTAAAAATCTTAAAATACGATGCCAAtaatcaataaaaatactAACAAATCCTTCTTGAATTAAAGCATTATTACTTATAACTAAGGAGATTGTATTAACCAATTTCCATTCTTTTGATATATTCAGGTTAAAATTACATTCCTCATCAAAAACAGAAAATTCCATCTTGTAGTTCTTATCAAACAATAAAGCCTCATTTTCACCATTTAAACTACATATTAATGGAATAGAAATTTCaccattattaaaaaatgtcAGAAAACCTTTATCTTGATTAGTTTCTAATATTAGCCTATAAAAAAAACTCTCTTGACTCTGAACTCCAGAATAATCCTTTGATCTGTTCAAAATAGGAAACTTTCCCGCCCCAATTTTACATACTTGTATCTTAaattgaattcttttttgagAAAGATTTGTTCCTTCTCTATTTAATCCCAACAAAAACTGGTCTCTTTCAAAATCCTTATATGGCTGGAAAAATAAACTATACTCCTTTATTCCCATACAAAAAATTGATCTATTCAATTCAAGATGGCCGCTTCTATCTAatcttgaatataatttgaatgGAAAATAATTGTCACTTGCTGACtcctttaataattcaagtaACTCTAAAATTTCACTATGTTTTGCCTCAAAATTTCCtgaataaaaatcaaaaactTCACCAATGCTTCTCCTAAtctcaatttcatcaagCCCCACATATTTTAATACATGCCCTTTATCACTCTCATTATCTGCATGCAAGTGATTTTTCACTTGCAAGTCCGGTGCATGTAATTCGGAACTTTTACCGCCCAACGTGTCTTTGGCGCCTGAATATGGTAAGTGTTGATCCATAGATGCACaagttaaattaatatcaaattcaGCAAGAATTACTTTTCCTTTGTAATAATCATTTCTCTTATTGTTTTCAAAGTTGTGTTTGCCTAGGATTCTATAAATTTCGTTATTCTTAGAAAGCctattatcaatatcttCGGTATAACGACAGTTCTTTGTTAAAAATATCTTAAATGCTTGGACTTCACATGATTCTGTATctaattttatataaatcaCTCTTGAATTATCTGGAAGTTTCTTGGGGTAGAAAAAGTAGTCAAATTCATTTCTGTCtcttgaaatatttgtataaGTAGCTTTTTCAGGCTTTGCCAGAATGTTTGTCATTGTTAAAATGTTGTCTATTACTGTATTTATTATAACACTAGATCCGTTCTTCATTAAATTACTTTGAGAACTTTCAAATTTGTTAATCTTTACCCCATTCTCATCCTCATTCCTTTTATCCTCTTCAAATTCAGGAAATTCTGCAATCTTTAGTTTTCTCTCTTTTAATATAGATTCTTGTATAGGCGTGGGGACATTGCAAATTGGCCTCCAACcataatttaatgaaaattcatttcgaattatttggaatttaGTCAATTTCAACAAATATGGTAATAATTGAAACAATGAATCCGTTTTACTCTGTAATGCTTTTTGCATGTTCTCATAATATGTTGGATAATTTTTccaaattgaattattaccaaaatttgaatctcTAATTACTAGAGATCCTGTAAATATATCTATGCTTAAAATGTACTCGCTATAGTCTAAAAGACGTAAAgtaattgaatatttatttctttctatTGTTGCATTCTTATCCAAATACTTTTCTAACTTTAATGAATACAATTCCAGTAAATAACATCTAAAAACATTTGAAACATGATTCAAAACTTTTGAAAGatctaaaatattattgtgATTTGTCTTTTCCCAATTAcataaatatttccaaCTTTCATTCTCACTTATTATATCAAGTACCGAGTTAACATCATCTGATAACTCATTTTTATGTATAAATAAAAGGGAAAATGGCCATAAAATGCATTTAATGTCACCATTTGGAATCATTAGAAATCTCAGTATTATATTTGTGCCATTTCTATTATGTAACATACTTTTATAAACTGTTGTTTGGCctatattagaattatttaatccGGTACCTACCAAAGAATATCTTgcaaaatcaaaattaccttcattatcaaaatttgttAAATTGGTTATATCTGCATtcttatataaataaatatcaatataCTTGTAAGtatcatttttatatttatattcattccTTTCAGAATGGTAAATACCTGCAATACCACGCTCTTTAATACTCAAAATTGACTGCTCTAGAAACATTTCCAGTATTATTTCTCctgtaataatatttgatattttgtATAGTTCTCCCAAAACATCTATATCTTTCTTAAAATCCTTAACTCTTTCAAATTTCTCAAGCTCCTCTTTCTCtgaatttatattatcCAAACCATTCTCTACAGAATCCTTCTCTAGTACTTTCACCATATCTTGAACTGGTTCAACACTTTGATCTTCTCTACAATTAAACATATAATAAATCTGTGCCTGTAAAATCtctttaaaagaagaattctGCTCTTTAGTTACAGTATATAAACTCAAAATCTCAGGTATTATTATCTTAGCATCAATTACTTGCCATTCTTTTAGatcagaaattaaaatcaatGAGAATCTAGACTTCTTTTCTAACATTATTCTTCCCTTTACTATATCAAAATGGATCATTCTTGATTTACAAATTCCTGAATTTGCATacataataaagaattcatCTCTAAGCTGCTTCTCAATTAGTTTTTCTTGTATTTCGCTCATCTTTGGGACAATTACTGGTTTTCCATGCTGTGTTACTAATTCTTCCAATAAATTTGGCATTTGAGAAAAATCTTTGAGCAATATCATATCCATTGCTGATGTTATATTTGGACTTGGGGTTCCTACCATTGTTAATGCAGGGTAAAAATCGAATGCAAGCTTTCTTTGTTTAAACCTCATTGATACCAAAGTCTCTCTAAGTTGTATCGCTTTGTTTATATCCTCCACTATTCTACTTAAGCTACCAATTGCTAACATTCTCAGAAAAACCTCCCTAACCTCTGCAGAATACTCCCACAAACAAGTTTTTGCTTCCTCTTGCACATTTGGGTCACTCGTACAACGTCCTAACAAATCCAAAAACTCACTATAACTGTGTTCCACCAACTGACGAGAAAGATGGCCATAAGAAACTGGAGCAAATGACTTCTGAAACTCCTCTGTTTCTTCATTTGTTAGCCTCATCTTCAACTAATTTGCAAACTTCTTCCTCCTTTTTCCTTTTCCTTATCCCATATAATCCTCTTACCTAAATTTTCACTGCTTGACTTTGCCAAATGTTGGCGCCATTTCCCCACCAAGAAATtctaaaaagaaatataattgGGGTAAAAATCATCAgtttttgatgaaatttatttgaaactaAGCAAATTGAGAtggaatataattattactattagaTTTATCTTATTTTATGAGTGAAATTCAAGAGAAGCTTTTTCAATAGTATTTCCCCTAATTTCCTAATTGACTTTTTCAAGCTTACACAATATAATCAATACTGACATGGACAAATCtgaatataaagaaaattaaaattaattgaaatgCAAATTAagttaaaattaaattaaactattaaaatattcaaaggTGAAGGCACTCAGCCaattctttgattttttctattcttAAGGAGTTTGCTCACATGAGCAAAAGTTGAATTACTTACTCCGATAATTTTGATCGGATAACCTTTATTAACCACTTCTCGATATCTACAATACAGTCAATTTCGAATCTCTTTTGATCCTGCTGcatttgcatgcaaaatgTATTCCACTCTGATTTTGATTCTTGAGAAATCTCATTTGAACTCATTAGTCTGTTTCTGGTATTAATTATTCTCGAAATTTCATCTTGTGTAATATCAAAAACATTATATGTAGCTATTAGCTCGTTCTCTATCAACTTCGAAACAGGAGGAACTTTAATTGGCAAAAGTTTTGGGATACTAAAACTTGAATCATACCAAGTGCCTGATTTACCTCCCATTATATACGTTGCTGCTATTGAAAGTCCAAAACAGTCGTAATCGCATAGAATCCAGAACTTTGTATCTTCTGGAAGATCTTGACTTAGTCTGTATAGTAAAGTCCTAGTAGGTAGATCCGAAAATCCTCTAGCTGTAATTAATATACAAGAATTATCAAACTCTTTATGAAATCCAAATTCTAAAAGTCTTTGGAAAATAGTATCCTTTTCAACAACCAAAACAAACTTGATCTTTGAATAGTAGCTAAACTTTAAACCATTCATACCCTTGAATAGATAAGGACTTATCGAATGCCCCATACTTTCAAAAATGGACATACAATCCAATCTAACctctcttcttctttcaCAAAATCCTATTTCGTATCCTTGAATTATCAAAGGACCTCTTATCCTCCCTCTAGCTGTGGAAACCACGTTCAAAAGTTCTCGAGGAGTCTGTACTAGATGAGTTACTTGTGCAATATATTTGTCTGAAATACTTTGTTTTGTATATAAACTCggattattataataaatatctcTTAAAGTCGAATGGAAGCCTTCCTTGACATTTCTATGAAGAATATTCATAACCGAAACCAAACAAGTTGAATTGTAAATTTGACTCCTACTTCCTCCATTTATTAACTCCCTTATTATGCTACATACTGAACTTTCCAAACGACTTGTAATTCTTTTATCTTCACCTTCTAAAACAAGAAGCTTATCCTTACTTTTACCTCTCTCAATCAAATTCCTCTCTTCTTGCACCATTACGCCATCACTTAATCACACTTTCTTCTTCCATCCCACCTATTATTTTATCCCATTATATGACTTTTCCATAAAATCcctttaatttcaaatatattaatccTATCAAATCGAAAAATAGCCGAAACCTTGGCTATACTTCGCTccagaaaaaaattcaacaatttaatttctcaGATTCTTCCTTCCCTAATATTGCCAAATACATTACAATTTTTTCATGTCGCCTtcattttatattttttcccCTTTGGGCTCCTCTTGCATGCAAAACTCctcattaataaaaattggtACACCAAACTTTGGCGCCTAAATGTCACTCGACGTTAATTACCGTCAACCTTGGCAATTTTATTGCCGGCAGCATTTAGAggtaaaaaaataatataaaattggTACCTAGTAAAAATTTGAGAGTTTTAGGTGCTTTTCTAGccaaattttttgaatttc from Cryptosporidium parvum Iowa II chromosome 8, whole genome shotgun sequence encodes the following:
- a CDS encoding hypothetical protein (with glutamine rich C-terminus, plasmodium CG2 ortholog), with product MRLTNEETEEFQKSFAPVSYGHLSRQLVEHSYSEFLDLLGRCTSDPNVQEEAKTCLWEYSAEVREVFLRMLAIGSLSRIVEDINKAIQLRETLVSMRFKQRKLAFDFYPALTMVGTPSPNITSAMDMILLKDFSQMPNLLEELVTQHGKPVIVPKMSEIQEKLIEKQLRDEFFIMYANSGICKSRMIHFDIVKGRIMLEKKSRFSLILISDLKEWQVIDAKIIIPEILSLYTVTKEQNSSFKEILQAQIYYMFNCREDQSVEPVQDMVKVLEKDSVENGLDNINSEKEELEKFERVKDFKKDIDVLGELYKISNIITGEIILEMFLEQSILSIKERGIAGIYHSERNEYKYKNDTYKYIDIYLYKNADITNLTNFDNEGNFDFARYSLVGTGLNNSNIGQTTVYKSMLHNRNGTNIILRFLMIPNGDIKCILWPFSLLFIHKNELSDDVNSVLDIISENESWKYLCNWEKTNHNNILDLSKVLNHVSNVFRCYLLELYSLKLEKYLDKNATIERNKYSITLRLLDYSEYILSIDIFTGSLVIRDSNFGNNSIWKNYPTYYENMQKALQSKTDSLFQLLPYLLKLTKFQIIRNEFSLNYGWRPICNVPTPIQESILKERKLKIAEFPEFEEDKRNEDENGVKINKFESSQSNLMKNGSSVIINTVIDNILTMTNILAKPEKATYTNISRDRNEFDYFFYPKKLPDNSRVIYIKLDTESCEVQAFKIFLTKNCRYTEDIDNRLSKNNEIYRILGKHNFENNKRNDYYKGKVILAEFDINLTCASMDQHLPYSGAKDTLGGKSSELHAPDLQVKNHLHADNESDKGHVLKYVGLDEIEIRRSIGEVFDFYSGNFEAKHSEILELLELLKESASDNYFPFKLYSRLDRSGHLELNRSIFCMGIKEYSLFFQPYKDFERDQFLLGLNREGTNLSQKRIQFKIQVCKIGAGKFPILNRSKDYSGVQSQESFFYRLILETNQDKGFLTFFNNGEISIPLICSLNGENEALLFDKNYKMEFSVFDEECNFNLNISKEWKLVNTISLVISNNALIQEGFVSIFIDYWHRILRFLHKSLETIYMAYYSKPNYLRNAGNEMVSRRDFLIKKILPWEIELEVVPWSLLFGDSLSNKLFQKLNYKGSLIKIQLVGSSVEHGQVNQVDSESLSNINNDSCQAFENIDFIQGRVKGGEEVESSDFTSGDHLSDVNVESISNSNSYISGEFRDSHHLLEKREFIIVDIVDHLLTKNHIEIYQNYLRDALITDDFGDKSKNILCKAFWKILRSYEISASISLIESKTNPDIQDILQKDIHGLYDSLNTLSLKRIDEVDKFLLSFGLRKVGMHIIFLFEIDPKVHYKIKISLFDVQNIQVGGNTTQQSIEVINHTKRLLFEFIRVVSCQIIDFDTLSESDMSFLSMYDLNNYKRLLHIKNNITNYQSAFNSEGEIYYYPGYFFQRIICSLSQFFTSSFYVSIASGVTQRKLNNMMAYLANNNGESVGNNSLIPQLKQPILNWSGGSSNNNNKGGVNTSIQNKITFSKFDTFPIKQPIIEFTWFYNKIASFDVDRKHILSFNKKWEKPSKYHKIPQFINYKLPSAEIKVDGNIVNSGYNSNSNTMEIKKEVKKETIIKDSVFEKDNKANNNINNSSRCDLTDRESKRGDIEGKILKQLDYNDGNENEIFNWLLEYDVPLFITNDLINSELNVNNCYYIANDFTKKENKRSFSELELEENSSSNSRFDSNSIGIVGNNQDLDEISHVKRKKLGIGDFQQISKAENFDSISILNKNEQESTKNVMITNKSIKESNINNRQGLSSIFYPIFPLVCFPDFVRSGANMEHLMVMDMSYSLELFTSPISSEFDILGQTLQHFGSLSQSRTLVRIITIALCSSLMVIRDISVLLKYPLLSIQGKLPVSIDLICQYDDLLVPIEKEEKTYFLRGLLYRIWKYNRNGKVINNSNLIIDSQFNNNFNKDEGIKDHSYVDIYITVRNIPVKSIEDIEINGCKASHIYKSLIQQNMSHMSILSIILERLFNSPFEELQKLHSPNTSQQLLDSSQLRGVNSVNNSNKNTSHLNMGVAVGSNMNQQHQQHQQQKQQQQQQQQQQQLHQQQHQHQQQQLHQQRQQQKQQQLHQQQQQHQQQQQHQQQQQLHQQLQQQLGFENPGNSKMSYLPTPSTSTLPLTSSPHSSSVFNSNSAMSSNTNFSRNVNNQSQNVNSMINFPTSHNQIRNGQSYKSNSTGQISVNNLPNDNINYLAMPSAKQIPYSYSSNNNSHNIGSHSNSNSGSANLGGQMQQNQHQQHQKNLIQLQQHQSMQQLHNQQQQKQQQLHHQQQHQQQQQFYNQRQQSNRVFGSQHIQPQMQHQHHQNQQQQQQFQRQNYGQNQLQQHQHQQQLYHQQQHQSVQKLHHQQQQQQHQQLQQQQQQQQQQQQQQQQQQLQFQRQLIQQRVQNQNHPQQQYRQMYTQNNSSHVSQGNNFQLSSHQSRQYQQNNTNEMMMNSSYNKNQELSNFGGNGEGAMGASIGSSNVHGNNLGNSQHLYSGNNNNFEMGNRSLVVANNAHPSSSSSSNVHSQQYQYSKQQQQHTQYQKHQQHQQQQQQQQHQQHQQQQQQQFYNQIQQNQHNQHNQNQYQHQQQRYSQNQNVLHYNSNNVNIRSNHIINGGNNGLIETTGTGAVQTGLNGPDGNLQGGNLTGRIQTTNIRRNPTLVDNNHHDQYHHTSAPGEMAPAGLPSYIVQNFQGQKGGMMNNGYNGEVSNSVGSQYYGGQYNHISGHNQMSMGGGVQGMGYRGGIGMQDQPNQQGQMHPGGNHISDMRGLDYNYGNYTQ
- a CDS encoding topoisomerase VIA/SpoII nuclease subunit, toprim domain, whose product is MVQEERNLIERGKSKDKLLVLEGEDKRITSRLESSVCSIIRELINGGSRSQIYNSTCLVSVMNILHRNVKEGFHSTLRDIYYNNPSLYTKQSISDKYIAQVTHLVQTPRELLNVVSTARGRIRGPLIIQGYEIGFCERRREVRLDCMSIFESMGHSISPYLFKGMNGLKFSYYSKIKFVLVVEKDTIFQRLLEFGFHKEFDNSCILITARGFSDLPTRTLLYRLSQDLPEDTKFWILCDYDCFGLSIAATYIMGGKSGTWYDSSFSIPKLLPIKVPPVSKLIENELIATYNVFDITQDEISRIINTRNRLMSSNEISQESKSEWNTFCMQMQQDQKRFEIDCIVDIEKWLIKVIRSKLSE